From the genome of Candidatus Deferrimicrobium borealis:
CGGGCGTCATCCGGTTGAGCGCGATGGGAGAGAAGGGGGTCCTGCGGTACCCCATCATCGCGGTGAACGAGGCGAAGACGAAGCACTTCTTCGACAACCGGTATGGAACGGGGCAGTCGACGATCGACGGCATCCTCAGAGCGACGAACCGGCTGCTGGCGGGGAGCTGCTTCGTCGTGGCCGGCTACGGCTGGTGCGGACGGGGGCTGGCGATGCGTGCCCGGGGAATGGGCGCCCGCGTGGTCGTCACCGAGATCGACCCTCTTCCGGCGCTCGAGGCGCTGATGGACGGCTTCGAGGTTGCGCCGATGGCCGAGGCGGCGAAGGTCGGAGACTTCTTCTGTACCGTCACCGGGAACCTGCATGTGATCCGGAGGGAGCATTTCGAGCGGATGAAGGACGGGGCGATCGTGTGCAACTCCGGCCACTTCAACGTCGAGATCGACATCCCCGCGCTGGCGAAGATCGCGAAGTCCGTGCGCACGGTCAGGCCGTTTGTCGAGGAGTACGTCCTGAGGGACGGCCGCGCGATCCATGTCCTCGGAGAGGGACGGCTCATCAACCTGGCGGCAGCGGAAGGGCACCCGGCGAACGTGATGGACATGAGCTTCGCCAACCAGGCGCTATCGGCCGAGTACATGGTCCGGAACCACGGGGCGCTGTCGAACACCGTCCACACGGTCCCCGATGCGATCGACCGGGAGATCGCGCGGCTCAAGCTGGCCTCCTCCGGCGCCCGGATCGACCGCCTCACGACGGAGCAG
Proteins encoded in this window:
- the ahcY gene encoding adenosylhomocysteinase translates to MAASKGYDVKDLKLAAAGRNRVEWAKKDMPVLRSIGARFAKEKPLKGVRIAACLHVTTETAALMQVLAAGGAKVALCASNPLSTQDEAAASLVKNDRIAVFAIKGENRKTYYRHILAALSVGPHMTMDDGADLVSMVHSEKKEYLKEIIGGTEETTTGVIRLSAMGEKGVLRYPIIAVNEAKTKHFFDNRYGTGQSTIDGILRATNRLLAGSCFVVAGYGWCGRGLAMRARGMGARVVVTEIDPLPALEALMDGFEVAPMAEAAKVGDFFCTVTGNLHVIRREHFERMKDGAIVCNSGHFNVEIDIPALAKIAKSVRTVRPFVEEYVLRDGRAIHVLGEGRLINLAAAEGHPANVMDMSFANQALSAEYMVRNHGALSNTVHTVPDAIDREIARLKLASSGARIDRLTTEQRDYLASWEMGT